The Thalassotalea sediminis genome includes the window CATCAATTGAGATTTTGCACTATTGATTTAAGTAGATCCTCTATGGAGATATCACATCAGTTATTCGAGTTAATTCATGAATGATGTTTGATACGTAATCAATAAAACGACGTTTAAGATCTAAAGATTTGAATGAAATATGTACAGAATATTGGATTTGGATTAAATAAACTTAAAAAAGTCTTAAATTTTTTCACTTTTTTGACCCGAAAAAAGCTTCCACAACAAAATCATTGTTTCCTCCCAAGCAAATCAAAAAGTTAGCAAATCGCGCTAAAAAGCATCGTTGATATATTTCAATTATTTGCTCTTTTTTTAATTTGATAACACAACAAAAACGTTGTTTTTCATGTGGTTATGACAGTTGGCGGCTTGATCTTAGATCCTTTTTCGATCTCTAATATGTATTGGGATCAATGTGAGAAGGAGTACATATGAGAACGTTGATTTATTTAAAACCGCCAAAAACAGTAAAGAAATACAAGCAATGGATTACTGATATTTCTAATGGGGAATATCGTTCCTACCTGACGGTACGAGATGTTAATAAGATCGGGCGTCGGCATTGGATTTTCTGTGATATACAAAATCGCGAAGTACATCTTTTATCTGATGGTGAAAGACGTATGTACATGGAGTTGCTTTACAAGCCGAATACTGTAGCCATTTTTGAGCAATATGCCCTCGACCTTGACGAAACGCTTGATATTGCAGTTGAGCTTAACATTCTTCACCCAAGAAACTGGAAGACAAAAGAAGCCTATGTAATGACAACAGACTTCTTAGTCGAAACAGTATCTGAGGACGGTCAAACGACACAGCTCACAGCGTACACATTCAAGTACTGGGACCAAATCTTCAAGCTAAATTGGCTTGATGAAGTTGAGTACAAAAGTATGAGGACCTGGCAAAAATTCGCGATAGAGCGAGAATTCTGGCATCGTCGTGGCATTGACTACAGAGTAGTGACAGAGCGAGACGCTACTAAAGTGCAATATTACAACAAGTTGTTTTCAGAGGCTGCCAAAGACCTCGAAGTCTCAAATGAAGAGTTGACTACATTTTTGAACTGTTTTTGCGAAAAATGGCAACTTGCTCCGTGGCTGCAATTACAGGATCTAATTAAACAGGTCAGCAATACGCTCTCCATCTCGGATAGTTGCGCCCGGCAGCTATTCAGGTTTTCTGTGCTGTATGGCTTTTTGCCAATTGCTCAGAAATGTGAGGAGCACATGCTTCGTTGGTTTCGCCCTGTCTTATTAAGGCAGGATGAATTGGAGATGGCAGCATGAGGTTTGAAGGCGAACATCTATACAAAGATGAAATTGATTCCAAACTGGAACAAGTTACTTTGCAAATGTCTTACCGCATTTGTCATATAAGCTCCTGCCGCCAGTTTTATGCAATTGCCGACATGCTTCAAGCCATGAAGGTAACAAACCCTCCAAAACCAAGAGTGTTTAACAAAACACAGTTAGCGCAGTTTATTCAAAAGCAGGGGCTAAAGACGGGGGAATCTTATGAGTTGCCAGAGACGCTAAGTACTTCTGACAAGGTTCTTTTCAAAGAAGGATATGGCGTATGGCTCGCAAAAAGGGATTTTAAATTTAAACACATAGAGTCGTTAACTGCTCCGCATTTAGTTGAGCAATATCTCTATGGGAAAGGGTTGGGGGTCGAGATTGATGCGTTGCTTTCATTATCGACATTGAAATGGAAATCGAAAGGAGCGTATCACAATGCACTAAATCGATTTATCATTTTTGGTATGGTTCCAAATGGTTTAATTTCGTTCAAATGGGATAGTATTGGTAAAAATTATCCAGAAGCTGAAACCCCAAACGATCCAATAATTAAACGTGGAAGAGGTGGTAAAGATAATCGTAAAAGCCGCACGCAATTTAGAGGTATCACAAGTCTCGACAAAAAGAATATTGCAGAGGTCGTTAAGCAGTGGATCCGTGAGGGCAGGAAACTCAGTAAGCGTAAGGTATTTGAAAGTTTCGAAGATGCGTTTCAAGTTAAATGTATTCCTCGAACGGTAGGACAACATAAAATTCCATACTATGATTTGCTACCTCCTGAAGAGCGCATTTCACCCCGGATGTTCTATTACCATTTTAACCAGATTTTCAGTCGACGCGATCAGCTGGAAATGCGGGTAGGATCTTTCCAATTTAAGAAAGACTACGAAGCGCGTCAAGGCACAACATTAGAAGGCATATTGGGTGCTACATCTCGCTATGAAGTTGATGCCACTGTACTGGACTTGTATGTCCATTATCCTTACATAAAAAATCGCCGATACAGCATGGGGAGGCCTACTCTCTATTTTGTGGTTGATGTGTATTCAACCATGATAGTTGGATTTTACTTAGGATTTGGAGCACCAAACTCTGATGGCGTGGCGCAGGCTATGGTTAACGCTTGTATGT containing:
- a CDS encoding TnsA endonuclease N-terminal domain-containing protein, whose protein sequence is MRTLIYLKPPKTVKKYKQWITDISNGEYRSYLTVRDVNKIGRRHWIFCDIQNREVHLLSDGERRMYMELLYKPNTVAIFEQYALDLDETLDIAVELNILHPRNWKTKEAYVMTTDFLVETVSEDGQTTQLTAYTFKYWDQIFKLNWLDEVEYKSMRTWQKFAIEREFWHRRGIDYRVVTERDATKVQYYNKLFSEAAKDLEVSNEELTTFLNCFCEKWQLAPWLQLQDLIKQVSNTLSISDSCARQLFRFSVLYGFLPIAQKCEEHMLRWFRPVLLRQDELEMAA